In Scylla paramamosain isolate STU-SP2022 chromosome 30, ASM3559412v1, whole genome shotgun sequence, the following are encoded in one genomic region:
- the LOC135115881 gene encoding neo-calmodulin-like isoform X2, whose product MKAAIVASNMRARSKSGSVDAVPKSQQGKGIAVQKGGTPSKNNNKQVAKPSAQKTQVKQAPSKVQVKGGKKGKKGLKHQQYDLIVTIDLVEYGLTDDLVAEFKEAFMLFDKDEDGMITTAELGVVMRSLGQRPSETELRKLMGEVETCGDGIIEFNEFLQMMSKKLKDIGNEDELKEAFKVFDKKNSGYLSSTELRHVMTSMGEKMSEQEVEDMIKEAAPNGDGRVNYEEFVNIIARKH is encoded by the exons GCCCGCAGCAAGAGTGGCTCCGTCGACGCAGTACCAAAGAGTCAGCAAGGGAAGGGGATTGCCGTCCAGAAAGGAGGAACGCCttccaagaacaacaacaagcaggTTGCCAAGCCTAGCGCCCAGAAGACCCAGGTGAAGCAGGCGCCATCCAAGGTGCAGGTGAAGGGCGGCAAGAAGGGCAAGAAGGGCCTCAAACACCAACAGTACGACCTCATTGTCACCATAGATCTG GTTGAATACGGACTGACAGATGACCTGGTGGCGGAGTTCAAGGAGGCCTTCATGCTCTTCGACAAGGATGAGGATGGTATGATCACTACTGCAGAGCTCGGAGTAGTGATGCGCTCCCTCGGCCAGCGACCCTCTG AGACGGAGTTGAGGAAGTTGATGGGTGAAGTGGAGACATGCGGGGACGGGATCATCGAGTTCAATGAGTTTCTGCAGATGATGAGTAAGAAGTTGAAGGACATTGGCAACGAGGATGAGCTGAAGGAGGCTTTCAA GGTGTTTGACAAAAAGAACTCTGGGTATCTTTCATCAACGGAGCTGCGCCACGTCATGACCAGTATGGGGGAGAAGATGTCCGAGCAGGAAGTGGAGGACATGATCAAGGAGGCAGCCCCCAACGGAGACGGGAGGGTCAATTATGAGG AGTTCGTGAATATCATAGCAAGAAAGCACTAA